The Nitrospiria bacterium DNA window ATCCGACGGGGATCCCAGTCCGAGATGATGAGCCTCATCGACCGCGCCGCGGCGAACATCATTCGATCCCAGCCCGAGATTGCGACGGACCCTCGGGGAAAACCATTGGCCGCCTCGGAGGCGGTGGTTTTGATCGGCAGGCCGAAGCGCGGAACGGGTCAAGAGGCCCATGTCCAGACCCGGGGTATCGCTCCCGAATCGTTTGCGATGCGGCCGCAAGTGAAGCTGGTGGCCGGACGCCTCTTCCGTCCGGGACTGTCGGAGGTAATCGTCGGCGCGGCGGCCGAGCGGCGATTCGAGGGAATGGGTCTGGGCCGGACGATCCGGTTTGCGATGCGGGACTGGACGGTCGTCGGTCTCTTCGAGGCGGAGGGGTCCGGCTTCGAGTCCGAGATTTGGCTGGACTCCGAACAACTGCTCCAGGCATTCCGACGGCCGGTCTTCTCCTCCGTAACCGTCCGGCTTTCGGACCCGTCCGGGTTCGACGCGCTGAAGCAACGGCTGGAGGGAGATCCGCGGTTCAATCTGGAGGTGAAACGGGAAAAGGCGTTCTATGCCGACCAGTCGGCGATGATGACCGGCTTCATTCGGGTACTGGGCCTCTTCGTCACGGTCATTTTCAGCATCGGGGCGATGATCGGGGCCATGATCACCATGTACGCCGCCGTGGCGAATCGCACGACCGAGATCGGGACGCTTCGGGCGCTGGGATTTCCACGCGGCAGCATCCTGCTGGCCTTTCTGGTCGAATCGCTCTTTCTTTCTCTCATCGGCGGCGGCGCGGGGCTCGTGCTCGCCTCGTTGCTTCAAAACATGACCGTCTCGACCACAAACTTCGCCACCTTCTCCGAGCTGGCCTTCCGCTTCGCCCTTTCCCCCGCGATCGCGCTGGAGTCGATCGCCTTCGCCCTCGTCGTGGGGTTCTTGGGCGGCTTC harbors:
- a CDS encoding ABC transporter permease gives rise to the protein MAIPLAYSLRNLWARRLTTVLTAAGIAMVIFVFAAVLMLAYGLEKTLVATGADDNAIVIRRGSQSEMMSLIDRAAANIIRSQPEIATDPRGKPLAASEAVVLIGRPKRGTGQEAHVQTRGIAPESFAMRPQVKLVAGRLFRPGLSEVIVGAAAERRFEGMGLGRTIRFAMRDWTVVGLFEAEGSGFESEIWLDSEQLLQAFRRPVFSSVTVRLSDPSGFDALKQRLEGDPRFNLEVKREKAFYADQSAMMTGFIRVLGLFVTVIFSIGAMIGAMITMYAAVANRTTEIGTLRALGFPRGSILLAFLVESLFLSLIGGGAGLVLASLLQNMTVSTTNFATFSELAFRFALSPAIALESIAFALVVGFLGGFLPAVRAARQNILQSLRAA